A single genomic interval of Carassius auratus strain Wakin chromosome 30, ASM336829v1, whole genome shotgun sequence harbors:
- the LOC113048908 gene encoding ARF GTPase-activating protein GIT2-like isoform X1, translating into MVIPRFPETRMSKRLRNSEVCADCSSSDPRWASVNRGVLICDECCGVHRSLGRHNSQVRHLSNTPWPPTQLQMVQTLYNNGANAIWEHTLMDPSFITSGKRKPNPQDKVHPNKTEFVKSKYEMLAFVHRLPCRDDDSTAAADLSKQLHSSVRTGNLETCLRLLSLGAQANYFHPEKGNTPLHIAAKAGQVCQAELLCVYGADPGAPDSSGKTPIHYARQAGHQDLADRLVEIQYELTDRLAFYLCGRKPDHKNGQHFIIPQMADRNVSLELTEFAKAAKRKLQSLSDHLFEELAMDVYDEVDRRETDAVWLATQNHSTLVTETTFVPFLPVNPEYSSTRNQGRQKLARFNAHEFATLVIDILSDAKRRQQGTSVSSPKDNVEVFFKSVGSRHGSESQEMDQPDYDSVASDEDTDTDLRVGKADRAKSLDSDLSDGPISVQEFLEVKNALSASEAKIQELMKANSNLSEELRLMQKKLQSLQSENSSLRRQVSTHQPYQAPGGPDHPNPSSPSSSSSSSSSSALKRRLSAQTSRPMSMCETGSGLKPFLPKGETPYPEETFPTLQPFPTYASRFDKQSSVSDGDYDNTVSESDLEDSGFGRRCRLRSSGWMGESGSIPELDDHESEPDPSLPSTEDVICKTEQITKNIQELLRAAQENKHESAPCEQRESVRRLRHSLGCFSTLVPWADKPPSPTQSLGLRAPHPTNPSNPASCFIPCAERIYVAVNEMAALFPKRPRSETVRSSLRLLTSSANRLQSECKKASLLESSPAADVQLVTQQVIQCAYDIAKAAKQLVTITTKENNN; encoded by the exons ATGGTTCAGACATTATACAACAACGGTGCTAATGCAATATGGGAGCACACTCTGATGGACCCGTCATTCATCACCAGCGGGAAACGCAAACCCAATCCTCAGGATAAAGTCCA CCCTAACAAAACCGAGTTTGTCAAATCAAAGTATGAAATGCTGGCTTTCGTCCATCGTTTACCGTGTCGAGATGATGACAGTACAGCAGCTGCTGATCTAAGCAAG CAACTTCACTCCAGCGTTAGAACTGGCAATCTTGAGACTTGTTTGCGGTTACTGTCGCTTGGGGCTCAAGCCAATTACTTCCACCCG GAGAAAGGGAACACCCCGCTGCACATCGCAGCTAAAGCAGGCCAAGTGTGCCAGGCTGAGCTTCTCTGTGTTTACGGGGCAGACCCTGGTGCTCCTGACTCCAGCGGCAAAACACCCATCCACTATGCAAG GCAAGCTGGCCATCAGGACCTGGCAGACAGACTGGTGGAAATACAGTATGAGCTCACAGACAGGCTGGCCTTCTATCTCTGTGGGCGGAAGCCTG ACCACAAGAATGGACAGCATTTCATTATACCACAGATGGCGGATAG AAATGT CAGTCTGGAGTTAACAGAGTTCGCAAAAGCTGCAAAAAGAAAGCTACAGTCC CTCAGTGATCATTTGTTTGAGGAACTGGCGATGGATGTGTACGATGAAGTGGATCGAAGAGAGACAGATGCAG TTTGGCTGGCCACTCAGAACCACAGCACCTTGGTAACGGAGACAACATTTGTGCCTTTCCTTCCTGTAAACCCAGAGTACTCCTCAACACGAAACCAG GGAAGACAAAAGCTGGCAAGGTTTAACGCTCATGAATTTGCCACACTCGTGATTGATATTCTAAGTGATGCAAAGCGACGCCAGCAGGGGACTTCAGTCTCAAGTCCTAAAG ACAATGTTGAGGTGTTCTTCAAAAGCGTAGGTAGCCGTCATGGAAGTGAAAGCCAGGAAATGGACCAGCCAGACTATGACAGTGTGGCGTCCGATGAGGACACGGACACTGATTTACGAGTGGGAAAAGCAGACCGAGCTAAG AGTCTGGACTCTGATCTGTCCGATGGACCGATTTCTGTGCAGGAGTTCCTGGAGGTAAAAAATGCTCTTTCAGCCTCGGAGGCCAAAATTCAGGAACTGATGAAGGCCAATAGTAATCTGAGTGAGGAGCTGAGATTGATGCAGAAAAAG CTGCAGTCTCTGCAAAGTGAGAACAGCTCTCTCAGACGGCAGGTCTCCACTCATCAGCCCTATCAGGCCCCCGGCGGCCCTGACCACCCCAATCCCTCCAgcccctcctcctcttcctcctcttcctcctcctctgccCTGAAACGCCGTCTCTCTGCACAGACGAGCCGCCCCATGTCTATGTGTGAAACCGGCTCTGGTCTGAAGCCCTTTCTCCCCAAGGGAGAGACCCCTTATCCTGAGGAGACCTTCCCCACCCTGCAACCCTTCCCAACCTAT GCCTCCAGATTTGACAAGCAGAGCAGTGTGTCTGATGGTGACTATGATAACACGGTTAGCGAATCTGATCTGGAAGACTCTGG CTTTGGCCGAAGATGTCGTCTGCGCAGCAGCGGCTGGATGGGAGAGAGCGGCTCTATACCTGAGCTGGATGATCACGAGAGCGAGCCTGACCCCAGTCTGCCCAGCACTGAAGACGTCATCTGTAAAACTGAGCAGATCACCAAGAACATCCAGGAACTGCTGAGGGCTGCTCAGGAGAACAAGCATGAGAG TGCACCATGTGAGCAGAGGGAGAGTGTCCGCAGACTTAGACACAGTCTGGGTTGTTTCAGCACACTGGTGCCTTGGGCAGACAAGCCCCCGTCTCCCACGCAGTCCCTCGGCCTAAGAGCTCCCCACCCAACCAACCCCAGCAACCCTGCCTCCTG CTTTATACCCTGCGCAGAAAGAATATATGTGGCTGTGAATGAAATGGCTGCCCTGTTCCCCAAG AGACCACGCTCTGAGACGGTGAGGAGCTCTTTGCGATTGTTAACGTCCAGTGCAAACCGGCTGCAAAGCGAGTGTAAGAAAGCGTCTCTTCTGGAGAGCAGCCCTGCAGCCGACGTGCAGCTGGTCACCCAGCAGGTCATCCAGTGCGCTTATGACATTGCCAAAGCTGCCAAGCAACTTGTGACCATAACCACCAAAGAGAACAACAACTGA
- the LOC113048908 gene encoding ARF GTPase-activating protein GIT2-like isoform X3, producing MVIPRFPETRMSKRLRNSEVCADCSSSDPRWASVNRGVLICDECCGVHRSLGRHNSQVRHLSNTPWPPTQLQMVQTLYNNGANAIWEHTLMDPSFITSGKRKPNPQDKVHPNKTEFVKSKYEMLAFVHRLPCRDDDSTAAADLSKQLHSSVRTGNLETCLRLLSLGAQANYFHPEKGNTPLHIAAKAGQVCQAELLCVYGADPGAPDSSGKTPIHYARQAGHQDLADRLVEIQYELTDRLAFYLCGRKPDHKNGQHFIIPQMADRNVSLELTEFAKAAKRKLQSLSDHLFEELAMDVYDEVDRRETDAVWLATQNHSTLVTETTFVPFLPVNPEYSSTRNQGRQKLARFNAHEFATLVIDILSDAKRRQQGTSVSSPKDNVEVFFKSVGSRHGSESQEMDQPDYDSVASDEDTDTDLRVGKADRAKSLDSDLSDGPISVQEFLEVKNALSASEAKIQELMKANSNLSEELRLMQKKLQSLQSENSSLRRQVSTHQPYQAPGGPDHPNPSSPSSSSSSSSSSALKRRLSAQTSRPMSMCETGSGLKPFLPKGETPYPEETFPTLQPFPTYASRFDKQSSVSDGDYDNTVSESDLEDSGFGRRCRLRSSGWMGESGSIPELDDHESEPDPSLPSTEDVICKTEQITKNIQELLRAAQENKHESFIPCAERIYVAVNEMAALFPKRPRSETVRSSLRLLTSSANRLQSECKKASLLESSPAADVQLVTQQVIQCAYDIAKAAKQLVTITTKENNN from the exons ATGGTTCAGACATTATACAACAACGGTGCTAATGCAATATGGGAGCACACTCTGATGGACCCGTCATTCATCACCAGCGGGAAACGCAAACCCAATCCTCAGGATAAAGTCCA CCCTAACAAAACCGAGTTTGTCAAATCAAAGTATGAAATGCTGGCTTTCGTCCATCGTTTACCGTGTCGAGATGATGACAGTACAGCAGCTGCTGATCTAAGCAAG CAACTTCACTCCAGCGTTAGAACTGGCAATCTTGAGACTTGTTTGCGGTTACTGTCGCTTGGGGCTCAAGCCAATTACTTCCACCCG GAGAAAGGGAACACCCCGCTGCACATCGCAGCTAAAGCAGGCCAAGTGTGCCAGGCTGAGCTTCTCTGTGTTTACGGGGCAGACCCTGGTGCTCCTGACTCCAGCGGCAAAACACCCATCCACTATGCAAG GCAAGCTGGCCATCAGGACCTGGCAGACAGACTGGTGGAAATACAGTATGAGCTCACAGACAGGCTGGCCTTCTATCTCTGTGGGCGGAAGCCTG ACCACAAGAATGGACAGCATTTCATTATACCACAGATGGCGGATAG AAATGT CAGTCTGGAGTTAACAGAGTTCGCAAAAGCTGCAAAAAGAAAGCTACAGTCC CTCAGTGATCATTTGTTTGAGGAACTGGCGATGGATGTGTACGATGAAGTGGATCGAAGAGAGACAGATGCAG TTTGGCTGGCCACTCAGAACCACAGCACCTTGGTAACGGAGACAACATTTGTGCCTTTCCTTCCTGTAAACCCAGAGTACTCCTCAACACGAAACCAG GGAAGACAAAAGCTGGCAAGGTTTAACGCTCATGAATTTGCCACACTCGTGATTGATATTCTAAGTGATGCAAAGCGACGCCAGCAGGGGACTTCAGTCTCAAGTCCTAAAG ACAATGTTGAGGTGTTCTTCAAAAGCGTAGGTAGCCGTCATGGAAGTGAAAGCCAGGAAATGGACCAGCCAGACTATGACAGTGTGGCGTCCGATGAGGACACGGACACTGATTTACGAGTGGGAAAAGCAGACCGAGCTAAG AGTCTGGACTCTGATCTGTCCGATGGACCGATTTCTGTGCAGGAGTTCCTGGAGGTAAAAAATGCTCTTTCAGCCTCGGAGGCCAAAATTCAGGAACTGATGAAGGCCAATAGTAATCTGAGTGAGGAGCTGAGATTGATGCAGAAAAAG CTGCAGTCTCTGCAAAGTGAGAACAGCTCTCTCAGACGGCAGGTCTCCACTCATCAGCCCTATCAGGCCCCCGGCGGCCCTGACCACCCCAATCCCTCCAgcccctcctcctcttcctcctcttcctcctcctctgccCTGAAACGCCGTCTCTCTGCACAGACGAGCCGCCCCATGTCTATGTGTGAAACCGGCTCTGGTCTGAAGCCCTTTCTCCCCAAGGGAGAGACCCCTTATCCTGAGGAGACCTTCCCCACCCTGCAACCCTTCCCAACCTAT GCCTCCAGATTTGACAAGCAGAGCAGTGTGTCTGATGGTGACTATGATAACACGGTTAGCGAATCTGATCTGGAAGACTCTGG CTTTGGCCGAAGATGTCGTCTGCGCAGCAGCGGCTGGATGGGAGAGAGCGGCTCTATACCTGAGCTGGATGATCACGAGAGCGAGCCTGACCCCAGTCTGCCCAGCACTGAAGACGTCATCTGTAAAACTGAGCAGATCACCAAGAACATCCAGGAACTGCTGAGGGCTGCTCAGGAGAACAAGCATGAGAG CTTTATACCCTGCGCAGAAAGAATATATGTGGCTGTGAATGAAATGGCTGCCCTGTTCCCCAAG AGACCACGCTCTGAGACGGTGAGGAGCTCTTTGCGATTGTTAACGTCCAGTGCAAACCGGCTGCAAAGCGAGTGTAAGAAAGCGTCTCTTCTGGAGAGCAGCCCTGCAGCCGACGTGCAGCTGGTCACCCAGCAGGTCATCCAGTGCGCTTATGACATTGCCAAAGCTGCCAAGCAACTTGTGACCATAACCACCAAAGAGAACAACAACTGA
- the LOC113048909 gene encoding glycolipid transfer protein-like has product MALLMEHQFRQLPADKQVETRAFLEAVSHLPPFFDCLGSAIFSPIKADIAGNITKIKAVYDSNPTRFKTLQHILEAEKEMHGTEWPKVGATLALMWLKRGLRFIQVLLQSLVDGDKDENNPNLIRVNVTKAYEMALKKYHGWFVQKIFKAALYAAPYRSDFLKALSKGQEVKEEECLDKVRQFLVNFTATIDAIYEMYTKKNAELDYTV; this is encoded by the exons ATGGCTCTCCTAATGGAGCACCAGTTCCGGCAACTTCCAGCCGACAAACAAGTGGAAACCCGGGCGTTTCTCGAGGCGGTGTCTCACCTTCCTCCTTTCTTCG aTTGCCTCGGCTCTGCTATTTTTTCCCCAATCAAAGCTGATATCGCGGGTAACATCACT AAAATCAAGGCCGTGTATGACAGCAATCCTACCAGGTTTAAAACCCTGCAGCACATTTTGGAAGCAGAAAAGGAGATGCATGGAACCGAGTGGCCAAAAGTAGGAGCAACACTTGCCCTCATGTGGCTGAAAAG GGGGCTACGCTTTATCCAGGTTCTTCTCCAGAGTCTAGTGGATGGGGATAAAGATGAAAACAACCCTAACCTCATCAGAGTCAACGTCACCAAAGCGTATGAAATGGCATTGAAGAAGTATCATGGCTGGTTTGTCCAGAAGATCTTTAAA GCAGCACTGTATGCCGCTCCATACAGATCTGATTTTCTCAAAGCTCTTTCTAAAGGGCAAGAGGTCAAGGAGGAAGAATGTTTGGACAAAGTGCGGCAGTTCCTAGTAAACTTCACAGCTACTATTGATGCCATCTATGAAATGTACACCAAGAAGAATGCCGAGCTGGACTA
- the LOC113048908 gene encoding ARF GTPase-activating protein GIT2-like isoform X2 produces MVIPRFPETRMSKRLRNSEVCADCSSSDPRWASVNRGVLICDECCGVHRSLGRHNSQVRHLSNTPWPPTQLQMVQTLYNNGANAIWEHTLMDPSFITSGKRKPNPQDKVHPNKTEFVKSKYEMLAFVHRLPCRDDDSTAAADLSKQLHSSVRTGNLETCLRLLSLGAQANYFHPEKGNTPLHIAAKAGQVCQAELLCVYGADPGAPDSSGKTPIHYARQAGHQDLADRLVEIQYELTDRLAFYLCGRKPDHKNGQHFIIPQMADSSLELTEFAKAAKRKLQSLSDHLFEELAMDVYDEVDRRETDAVWLATQNHSTLVTETTFVPFLPVNPEYSSTRNQGRQKLARFNAHEFATLVIDILSDAKRRQQGTSVSSPKDNVEVFFKSVGSRHGSESQEMDQPDYDSVASDEDTDTDLRVGKADRAKSLDSDLSDGPISVQEFLEVKNALSASEAKIQELMKANSNLSEELRLMQKKLQSLQSENSSLRRQVSTHQPYQAPGGPDHPNPSSPSSSSSSSSSSALKRRLSAQTSRPMSMCETGSGLKPFLPKGETPYPEETFPTLQPFPTYASRFDKQSSVSDGDYDNTVSESDLEDSGFGRRCRLRSSGWMGESGSIPELDDHESEPDPSLPSTEDVICKTEQITKNIQELLRAAQENKHESAPCEQRESVRRLRHSLGCFSTLVPWADKPPSPTQSLGLRAPHPTNPSNPASCFIPCAERIYVAVNEMAALFPKRPRSETVRSSLRLLTSSANRLQSECKKASLLESSPAADVQLVTQQVIQCAYDIAKAAKQLVTITTKENNN; encoded by the exons ATGGTTCAGACATTATACAACAACGGTGCTAATGCAATATGGGAGCACACTCTGATGGACCCGTCATTCATCACCAGCGGGAAACGCAAACCCAATCCTCAGGATAAAGTCCA CCCTAACAAAACCGAGTTTGTCAAATCAAAGTATGAAATGCTGGCTTTCGTCCATCGTTTACCGTGTCGAGATGATGACAGTACAGCAGCTGCTGATCTAAGCAAG CAACTTCACTCCAGCGTTAGAACTGGCAATCTTGAGACTTGTTTGCGGTTACTGTCGCTTGGGGCTCAAGCCAATTACTTCCACCCG GAGAAAGGGAACACCCCGCTGCACATCGCAGCTAAAGCAGGCCAAGTGTGCCAGGCTGAGCTTCTCTGTGTTTACGGGGCAGACCCTGGTGCTCCTGACTCCAGCGGCAAAACACCCATCCACTATGCAAG GCAAGCTGGCCATCAGGACCTGGCAGACAGACTGGTGGAAATACAGTATGAGCTCACAGACAGGCTGGCCTTCTATCTCTGTGGGCGGAAGCCTG ACCACAAGAATGGACAGCATTTCATTATACCACAGATGGCGGATAG CAGTCTGGAGTTAACAGAGTTCGCAAAAGCTGCAAAAAGAAAGCTACAGTCC CTCAGTGATCATTTGTTTGAGGAACTGGCGATGGATGTGTACGATGAAGTGGATCGAAGAGAGACAGATGCAG TTTGGCTGGCCACTCAGAACCACAGCACCTTGGTAACGGAGACAACATTTGTGCCTTTCCTTCCTGTAAACCCAGAGTACTCCTCAACACGAAACCAG GGAAGACAAAAGCTGGCAAGGTTTAACGCTCATGAATTTGCCACACTCGTGATTGATATTCTAAGTGATGCAAAGCGACGCCAGCAGGGGACTTCAGTCTCAAGTCCTAAAG ACAATGTTGAGGTGTTCTTCAAAAGCGTAGGTAGCCGTCATGGAAGTGAAAGCCAGGAAATGGACCAGCCAGACTATGACAGTGTGGCGTCCGATGAGGACACGGACACTGATTTACGAGTGGGAAAAGCAGACCGAGCTAAG AGTCTGGACTCTGATCTGTCCGATGGACCGATTTCTGTGCAGGAGTTCCTGGAGGTAAAAAATGCTCTTTCAGCCTCGGAGGCCAAAATTCAGGAACTGATGAAGGCCAATAGTAATCTGAGTGAGGAGCTGAGATTGATGCAGAAAAAG CTGCAGTCTCTGCAAAGTGAGAACAGCTCTCTCAGACGGCAGGTCTCCACTCATCAGCCCTATCAGGCCCCCGGCGGCCCTGACCACCCCAATCCCTCCAgcccctcctcctcttcctcctcttcctcctcctctgccCTGAAACGCCGTCTCTCTGCACAGACGAGCCGCCCCATGTCTATGTGTGAAACCGGCTCTGGTCTGAAGCCCTTTCTCCCCAAGGGAGAGACCCCTTATCCTGAGGAGACCTTCCCCACCCTGCAACCCTTCCCAACCTAT GCCTCCAGATTTGACAAGCAGAGCAGTGTGTCTGATGGTGACTATGATAACACGGTTAGCGAATCTGATCTGGAAGACTCTGG CTTTGGCCGAAGATGTCGTCTGCGCAGCAGCGGCTGGATGGGAGAGAGCGGCTCTATACCTGAGCTGGATGATCACGAGAGCGAGCCTGACCCCAGTCTGCCCAGCACTGAAGACGTCATCTGTAAAACTGAGCAGATCACCAAGAACATCCAGGAACTGCTGAGGGCTGCTCAGGAGAACAAGCATGAGAG TGCACCATGTGAGCAGAGGGAGAGTGTCCGCAGACTTAGACACAGTCTGGGTTGTTTCAGCACACTGGTGCCTTGGGCAGACAAGCCCCCGTCTCCCACGCAGTCCCTCGGCCTAAGAGCTCCCCACCCAACCAACCCCAGCAACCCTGCCTCCTG CTTTATACCCTGCGCAGAAAGAATATATGTGGCTGTGAATGAAATGGCTGCCCTGTTCCCCAAG AGACCACGCTCTGAGACGGTGAGGAGCTCTTTGCGATTGTTAACGTCCAGTGCAAACCGGCTGCAAAGCGAGTGTAAGAAAGCGTCTCTTCTGGAGAGCAGCCCTGCAGCCGACGTGCAGCTGGTCACCCAGCAGGTCATCCAGTGCGCTTATGACATTGCCAAAGCTGCCAAGCAACTTGTGACCATAACCACCAAAGAGAACAACAACTGA
- the LOC113048908 gene encoding ARF GTPase-activating protein GIT2-like isoform X4 — MVIPRFPETRMSKRLRNSEVCADCSSSDPRWASVNRGVLICDECCGVHRSLGRHNSQVRHLSNTPWPPTQLQMVQTLYNNGANAIWEHTLMDPSFITSGKRKPNPQDKVHPNKTEFVKSKYEMLAFVHRLPCRDDDSTAAADLSKQLHSSVRTGNLETCLRLLSLGAQANYFHPEKGNTPLHIAAKAGQVCQAELLCVYGADPGAPDSSGKTPIHYARQAGHQDLADRLVEIQYELTDRLAFYLCGRKPDHKNGQHFIIPQMADSSLELTEFAKAAKRKLQSLSDHLFEELAMDVYDEVDRRETDAVWLATQNHSTLVTETTFVPFLPVNPEYSSTRNQGRQKLARFNAHEFATLVIDILSDAKRRQQGTSVSSPKDNVEVFFKSVGSRHGSESQEMDQPDYDSVASDEDTDTDLRVGKADRAKSLDSDLSDGPISVQEFLEVKNALSASEAKIQELMKANSNLSEELRLMQKKLQSLQSENSSLRRQVSTHQPYQAPGGPDHPNPSSPSSSSSSSSSSALKRRLSAQTSRPMSMCETGSGLKPFLPKGETPYPEETFPTLQPFPTYASRFDKQSSVSDGDYDNTVSESDLEDSGFGRRCRLRSSGWMGESGSIPELDDHESEPDPSLPSTEDVICKTEQITKNIQELLRAAQENKHESFIPCAERIYVAVNEMAALFPKRPRSETVRSSLRLLTSSANRLQSECKKASLLESSPAADVQLVTQQVIQCAYDIAKAAKQLVTITTKENNN, encoded by the exons ATGGTTCAGACATTATACAACAACGGTGCTAATGCAATATGGGAGCACACTCTGATGGACCCGTCATTCATCACCAGCGGGAAACGCAAACCCAATCCTCAGGATAAAGTCCA CCCTAACAAAACCGAGTTTGTCAAATCAAAGTATGAAATGCTGGCTTTCGTCCATCGTTTACCGTGTCGAGATGATGACAGTACAGCAGCTGCTGATCTAAGCAAG CAACTTCACTCCAGCGTTAGAACTGGCAATCTTGAGACTTGTTTGCGGTTACTGTCGCTTGGGGCTCAAGCCAATTACTTCCACCCG GAGAAAGGGAACACCCCGCTGCACATCGCAGCTAAAGCAGGCCAAGTGTGCCAGGCTGAGCTTCTCTGTGTTTACGGGGCAGACCCTGGTGCTCCTGACTCCAGCGGCAAAACACCCATCCACTATGCAAG GCAAGCTGGCCATCAGGACCTGGCAGACAGACTGGTGGAAATACAGTATGAGCTCACAGACAGGCTGGCCTTCTATCTCTGTGGGCGGAAGCCTG ACCACAAGAATGGACAGCATTTCATTATACCACAGATGGCGGATAG CAGTCTGGAGTTAACAGAGTTCGCAAAAGCTGCAAAAAGAAAGCTACAGTCC CTCAGTGATCATTTGTTTGAGGAACTGGCGATGGATGTGTACGATGAAGTGGATCGAAGAGAGACAGATGCAG TTTGGCTGGCCACTCAGAACCACAGCACCTTGGTAACGGAGACAACATTTGTGCCTTTCCTTCCTGTAAACCCAGAGTACTCCTCAACACGAAACCAG GGAAGACAAAAGCTGGCAAGGTTTAACGCTCATGAATTTGCCACACTCGTGATTGATATTCTAAGTGATGCAAAGCGACGCCAGCAGGGGACTTCAGTCTCAAGTCCTAAAG ACAATGTTGAGGTGTTCTTCAAAAGCGTAGGTAGCCGTCATGGAAGTGAAAGCCAGGAAATGGACCAGCCAGACTATGACAGTGTGGCGTCCGATGAGGACACGGACACTGATTTACGAGTGGGAAAAGCAGACCGAGCTAAG AGTCTGGACTCTGATCTGTCCGATGGACCGATTTCTGTGCAGGAGTTCCTGGAGGTAAAAAATGCTCTTTCAGCCTCGGAGGCCAAAATTCAGGAACTGATGAAGGCCAATAGTAATCTGAGTGAGGAGCTGAGATTGATGCAGAAAAAG CTGCAGTCTCTGCAAAGTGAGAACAGCTCTCTCAGACGGCAGGTCTCCACTCATCAGCCCTATCAGGCCCCCGGCGGCCCTGACCACCCCAATCCCTCCAgcccctcctcctcttcctcctcttcctcctcctctgccCTGAAACGCCGTCTCTCTGCACAGACGAGCCGCCCCATGTCTATGTGTGAAACCGGCTCTGGTCTGAAGCCCTTTCTCCCCAAGGGAGAGACCCCTTATCCTGAGGAGACCTTCCCCACCCTGCAACCCTTCCCAACCTAT GCCTCCAGATTTGACAAGCAGAGCAGTGTGTCTGATGGTGACTATGATAACACGGTTAGCGAATCTGATCTGGAAGACTCTGG CTTTGGCCGAAGATGTCGTCTGCGCAGCAGCGGCTGGATGGGAGAGAGCGGCTCTATACCTGAGCTGGATGATCACGAGAGCGAGCCTGACCCCAGTCTGCCCAGCACTGAAGACGTCATCTGTAAAACTGAGCAGATCACCAAGAACATCCAGGAACTGCTGAGGGCTGCTCAGGAGAACAAGCATGAGAG CTTTATACCCTGCGCAGAAAGAATATATGTGGCTGTGAATGAAATGGCTGCCCTGTTCCCCAAG AGACCACGCTCTGAGACGGTGAGGAGCTCTTTGCGATTGTTAACGTCCAGTGCAAACCGGCTGCAAAGCGAGTGTAAGAAAGCGTCTCTTCTGGAGAGCAGCCCTGCAGCCGACGTGCAGCTGGTCACCCAGCAGGTCATCCAGTGCGCTTATGACATTGCCAAAGCTGCCAAGCAACTTGTGACCATAACCACCAAAGAGAACAACAACTGA